The following coding sequences lie in one Planctomycetia bacterium genomic window:
- a CDS encoding Rieske 2Fe-2S domain-containing protein — protein MACLDHWNAVFLSRKLKRKPVSVRIDGRDFALFRAADGKLGALDDLCPHRRMRLSAGCVVGEKLQCAYHGWTFDCAGNGESPATPKLHARMASFDIREAYGLVWLKPRDCNAEFPEVEQRDYYHLCSMEHIAPVPLEVSLDNFCEVEHTAMVHMMFGYELDRMAEVKIDVQSDDREVRCVSDGPHKSIPTPMRWGMGVGKQMAFHSEWYTRFSPLHLCVEHTVFDADTGKPAKLKYRAYVFLTPIDAASTKIYTVVFMKSGYPGPYGGIRLAAPWLRRMAKVEIDHDIVALAKLADTRPGLEGLKLSRFDHVMGLNRSRINRIYRGLETEK, from the coding sequence ATGGCGTGCCTCGATCACTGGAATGCCGTATTCCTAAGTCGCAAGCTGAAGCGCAAGCCGGTCTCCGTGCGCATCGACGGCCGCGACTTCGCTCTCTTTCGCGCCGCCGACGGCAAGCTCGGCGCGCTCGACGATCTCTGTCCGCATCGCCGCATGCGCCTTAGCGCCGGCTGCGTGGTCGGCGAGAAGCTGCAATGCGCGTATCACGGTTGGACCTTCGACTGCGCGGGTAACGGCGAGAGCCCGGCCACGCCGAAGCTGCACGCGCGCATGGCGTCGTTCGACATTCGCGAAGCTTACGGCCTCGTGTGGCTCAAGCCGCGCGATTGCAACGCGGAGTTTCCGGAAGTCGAACAACGGGACTACTACCATCTCTGCAGTATGGAGCACATCGCGCCGGTGCCGTTGGAAGTGTCGCTCGACAACTTCTGCGAGGTCGAGCATACGGCGATGGTTCACATGATGTTCGGCTATGAGCTCGACCGCATGGCCGAAGTGAAGATCGACGTGCAGTCCGACGATCGTGAAGTGCGCTGCGTTTCCGACGGCCCGCACAAAAGCATACCCACCCCGATGCGCTGGGGCATGGGGGTCGGCAAGCAGATGGCGTTCCACTCCGAGTGGTATACCCGCTTCTCGCCGCTGCATCTCTGCGTCGAGCATACCGTGTTCGACGCCGACACCGGCAAGCCCGCCAAGCTCAAGTATCGGGCCTACGTCTTCCTCACGCCGATCGATGCCGCCTCGACGAAGATCTACACCGTAGTCTTTATGAAGTCGGGCTACCCGGGCCCCTACGGCGGCATTCGCCTCGCGGCACCGTGGCTGCGGCGCATGGCGAAAGTCGAGATCGATCACGACATCGTCGCCCTAGCGAAACTCGCCGACACCCGCCCCGGCCTAGAAGGCCTGAAGCTCAGCCGCTTCGACCACGTGATGGGTTTGAATCGCTCGCGGATCAACCGGATCTATCGGGGCTTGGAAACGGAAAAGTAG
- the leuB gene encoding 3-isopropylmalate dehydrogenase — protein MSKTISIAALAGDGVGPEVMREAIKVLRVVEKRFGFTLEITEAPVGWAGIDAAGAALPDATLALCKKSAAILFGSVGLPDRDPTIPKEQRPERAALLRLRKEFGLFANLRPVNLSKALAHACPLRPERQGDGIDILVVRELTGGMYFGQPKKTEDLGNGQSRAIDTMIYTTSEIERIAHVGFRAARARRKKLTSIDKANVLENGILWRDVVTRVGKEYPDVTLEHMFVDNGAMQLVLKPTQFDVMLCENMFGDILSDEAAALAGSLGMLPSASLGATSGELTFGVYEPAGGTAPDIAGKNLANPIAQILSASMLLEYSLGLTDAARAIQAAVGKAIDAGLRTGDIYSAQDPAAKKVGTKEMGDAIAAAAAG, from the coding sequence ATGTCGAAGACGATCTCGATAGCAGCACTCGCCGGCGACGGCGTCGGCCCGGAAGTCATGCGCGAAGCCATCAAGGTGCTGCGCGTCGTCGAAAAGCGGTTCGGGTTCACGCTCGAAATCACCGAGGCTCCGGTCGGTTGGGCCGGCATCGATGCGGCCGGAGCGGCCTTGCCCGACGCCACGCTCGCGCTCTGCAAAAAGAGTGCGGCGATCCTGTTCGGTTCGGTCGGCCTGCCGGATCGCGACCCGACGATTCCCAAAGAGCAACGGCCGGAGCGCGCAGCCCTACTGCGCTTGCGCAAAGAGTTCGGCCTGTTCGCGAATCTCCGTCCGGTGAACCTCTCGAAAGCGCTGGCGCATGCCTGCCCGCTTCGGCCCGAGCGCCAGGGGGACGGGATCGATATCCTCGTCGTCCGCGAGCTCACCGGCGGCATGTATTTCGGCCAGCCGAAGAAGACGGAAGACTTGGGCAACGGTCAGAGCCGCGCGATCGATACGATGATCTACACCACTAGTGAGATCGAGCGGATCGCGCATGTCGGGTTCCGGGCCGCCCGCGCGCGGCGCAAGAAGCTGACGAGCATCGACAAGGCCAACGTCCTCGAAAACGGCATCCTCTGGCGCGACGTCGTGACGCGCGTCGGCAAGGAGTATCCCGACGTGACGCTCGAGCACATGTTCGTCGACAACGGCGCAATGCAGTTGGTGCTCAAGCCGACGCAGTTCGATGTGATGCTCTGCGAGAATATGTTCGGCGATATCCTAAGCGATGAAGCCGCTGCGCTGGCCGGCTCGCTCGGGATGCTGCCGAGCGCGAGCCTCGGGGCGACCAGTGGCGAACTGACGTTCGGCGTCTACGAACCGGCCGGCGGCACCGCCCCCGACATCGCCGGGAAGAACCTCGCCAACCCGATCGCGCAGATTCTGTCGGCGTCGATGTTGCTGGAATACAGCCTGGGCCTGACGGACGCGGCCCGCGCGATCCAGGCGGCGGTCGGAAAGGCGATTGACGCCGGACTCCGAACCGGCGACATCTACTCCGCGCAAGATCCCGCGGCGAAGAAGGTCGGTACGAAGGAGATGGGAGACGCCATCGCGGCGGCCGCGGCGGGCTAA
- a CDS encoding C45 family peptidase, with the protein MSDCFPLYEFAGEPYELGRAYGETLTKLIHQTVADTFAMAAAAGENRAAALAWSAAQLPKIARLAPHLVEELRGIADGARLALDEVVAIQVRPGTGRMRGGCTAIAAAGAATIDGRPLGAQNRDLFPGTRAKMVLTLLRPQGRRPLLMHSVPGELGGTGFNGDGLALFANSLGAKNGRNWMGTPVLRRVLLETADADAAVAAARSLEGPAVGSFLLVDAAGKIRNLEILPERVAVIARDAGTYAHTNHCHDATQQDYELQPLQYPGSIGRCRTMDRALAAVAGRIDVEQMKLLLSQHEPAEETICRHSDIPTEHETAATSIVEPATRTLHISYGPPCEGRFTTYSL; encoded by the coding sequence ATGTCGGATTGCTTTCCGCTGTATGAGTTCGCCGGGGAGCCGTACGAACTAGGGCGCGCTTACGGGGAAACGCTGACGAAGCTGATCCATCAGACCGTGGCCGATACGTTCGCGATGGCCGCCGCCGCGGGAGAAAATCGCGCAGCCGCGCTCGCGTGGTCGGCCGCGCAGTTGCCGAAGATCGCGCGGCTCGCTCCGCACTTGGTCGAGGAGCTGCGCGGCATCGCCGACGGAGCGCGGCTCGCGCTCGATGAAGTCGTCGCCATTCAGGTTCGGCCCGGCACCGGTCGAATGCGCGGCGGTTGCACGGCGATCGCCGCGGCCGGCGCAGCGACCATCGACGGCCGGCCGCTCGGCGCGCAGAACCGCGACTTGTTTCCCGGCACTCGCGCGAAGATGGTGCTGACTCTGCTCCGCCCGCAAGGTCGCAGGCCGCTGTTGATGCATTCCGTGCCGGGCGAGCTCGGCGGCACCGGCTTCAACGGCGACGGACTCGCACTCTTCGCCAACTCGCTCGGGGCGAAGAACGGCCGGAACTGGATGGGAACGCCCGTGCTGCGGCGCGTCTTACTCGAGACTGCCGATGCCGACGCCGCGGTCGCTGCGGCGCGGTCGCTGGAGGGTCCGGCAGTCGGAAGCTTTTTGCTTGTCGATGCGGCCGGCAAGATTCGCAACTTGGAGATCCTGCCCGAACGGGTCGCGGTGATCGCGCGCGATGCAGGGACGTACGCCCACACGAACCATTGCCACGATGCGACGCAGCAAGACTACGAACTCCAACCGCTGCAATATCCCGGCTCGATCGGTCGGTGCCGCACGATGGACCGTGCGCTGGCCGCGGTTGCCGGCCGGATCGACGTGGAGCAAATGAAGTTGCTCCTCTCGCAACACGAACCGGCCGAGGAAACCATCTGTCGTCATAGCGACATCCCGACGGAACACGAAACGGCCGCGACGTCGATCGTCGAACCGGCGACCCGCACGCTGCACATCAGCTACGGCCCGCCGTGCGAAGGACGCTTCACGACGTATTCGCTGTAA
- a CDS encoding creatininase family protein encodes MLLADMKWPEVAALSKDTPVVVPVAALEQHGPHMPVFTDSLLCGEVVRRAHEQFTAKHGAGSVLVAPLQWLGNSEHHIDFCGTLSATPRTYLNLLNETFENLIHHGFRRLVFVNGHGGNDVPGKQAVYELRQRHRSRSDLLLNFATYWLLGGKPYEADTSLVQRQMGHACEWETSMVLRIRPELVGDYKHTIDVPFTPGFEPATRGWIMQDRSTPGHIGLPQHASAEKGEGLFRTFSGDVATLLERMRAWNGKTWDAPAL; translated from the coding sequence ATGTTGCTTGCCGATATGAAATGGCCTGAAGTGGCCGCGTTGTCGAAAGATACTCCCGTCGTCGTGCCGGTCGCGGCGCTCGAACAGCATGGGCCGCACATGCCCGTGTTTACCGATAGCCTGCTCTGCGGCGAAGTCGTACGTCGGGCCCACGAACAGTTCACGGCGAAGCACGGGGCCGGCAGCGTGCTTGTGGCGCCGTTGCAATGGCTCGGCAATTCGGAACACCACATCGATTTCTGCGGCACCCTCTCCGCGACTCCGCGCACCTATTTGAACTTGCTCAACGAAACGTTCGAGAACCTCATCCATCACGGCTTTCGCCGGCTGGTCTTCGTCAATGGCCACGGCGGCAACGACGTGCCGGGCAAGCAAGCGGTGTACGAACTACGTCAACGCCATCGCAGCCGCAGCGACTTGCTGCTCAACTTCGCGACCTATTGGCTGCTCGGCGGCAAGCCCTACGAGGCCGATACTTCGCTCGTGCAGCGGCAGATGGGCCATGCCTGCGAATGGGAAACATCGATGGTACTGCGGATCCGGCCGGAGCTCGTCGGCGATTATAAGCACACGATCGACGTGCCGTTTACGCCCGGCTTCGAGCCGGCGACGCGCGGCTGGATCATGCAAGATCGCTCCACCCCCGGCCACATCGGCTTGCCGCAACACGCCTCGGCCGAGAAAGGTGAAGGGCTGTTCCGCACGTTCTCGGGCGACGTCGCCACGCTGCTCGAACGCATGCGCGCGTGGAACGGCAAGACCTGGGACGCCCCTGCTCTCTAG
- a CDS encoding SgcJ/EcaC family oxidoreductase, with translation MNATAVRTFPLLFVLLASCFTAPNFVAAQAADPDASAIDLAKVKSAVAKSSDDEQAIRAAIGAYVDAYNRGDAAALAQLWSETGEWISNEGERLRGPKEIEAAMNKVFAGAPGAKLTLGNANIRLIAPDVAIEEGTATVTATDGSNEVSNYAATHVRRGKDWKLESVREIVVSVGLVRAPPPSPLAGLAWLVGRWVDDADGSRIETNVEWRAGGKFLFYQFRAILLNEEPLVGTQVIGFDAASGTIRSWMFDADGTIGEGTWTHDGKQWIVKSTQTLPDGTRAASTNVYEPRDAESFAWKSIGRKVGERFLPNIETVIVVRDKTEPAAAEAEGVKPDEKPAAAAKPTAPKK, from the coding sequence ATGAACGCAACTGCTGTTCGTACTTTTCCGCTTCTATTCGTCTTACTTGCTTCGTGCTTCACGGCGCCGAACTTCGTCGCGGCGCAAGCGGCCGATCCCGACGCTTCGGCGATTGACTTGGCGAAGGTGAAGTCCGCCGTCGCGAAATCTTCGGACGACGAGCAAGCCATTCGGGCCGCGATCGGGGCCTATGTCGACGCTTACAATCGAGGCGATGCCGCGGCGCTCGCGCAACTTTGGAGCGAGACGGGGGAATGGATCAGCAACGAGGGGGAACGCCTACGCGGCCCGAAGGAAATCGAAGCGGCGATGAACAAGGTTTTCGCCGGCGCACCCGGCGCGAAGCTCACGCTCGGCAATGCGAACATCCGGCTGATCGCGCCTGATGTGGCGATCGAAGAAGGAACGGCGACCGTGACCGCGACGGACGGCTCGAACGAAGTCTCGAACTACGCGGCGACGCATGTGCGCCGCGGCAAAGATTGGAAGCTGGAAAGCGTGCGCGAGATCGTCGTGTCGGTCGGGCTGGTGCGAGCCCCGCCGCCGAGTCCGCTTGCAGGGCTCGCGTGGCTCGTCGGCCGTTGGGTCGACGACGCCGACGGCTCGCGCATCGAGACGAACGTCGAATGGCGCGCCGGCGGAAAGTTTCTGTTCTATCAATTCCGCGCCATCCTCCTGAACGAAGAGCCGCTCGTCGGCACGCAAGTGATCGGCTTCGATGCCGCGTCGGGCACGATCCGCTCTTGGATGTTCGACGCCGACGGCACGATCGGTGAAGGAACTTGGACGCACGACGGGAAGCAGTGGATCGTGAAGTCGACGCAGACCTTGCCGGACGGCACTCGCGCCGCATCGACGAACGTGTATGAACCGCGCGACGCGGAGAGCTTCGCTTGGAAGTCGATCGGCCGAAAAGTCGGCGAGCGATTCTTGCCGAACATCGAGACCGTGATCGTCGTGCGCGATAAGACCGAGCCGGCAGCGGCGGAAGCCGAGGGGGTGAAGCCGGACGAGAAGCCGGCCGCGGCCGCGAAGCCCACGGCGCCGAAGAAGTAG
- a CDS encoding nicotinamidase, translating to MSCIRSLSSAFIASAVMLGGAQAQAEVLALKLRSQTETAAGTNRFHVVERSENWDPKTTALIVCDVWDYHHCLNAVRRLEEFGPRLNAVVHRSRELGMTIIHAPSDCMPAYAEHPARARAIAAPKSAVLPPDVARWCSIVPSERQAVYPLDQSDGGEDDDPQEHAEWAAKLTALGRNPKMPWKRQSDMIKIDDAQDFISDKGEEVWNILEARGIKNVVLTGVHLNMCVLGRPFGLRRMMLGGKNAVLLRDLTDTMYNPKMWPYVAHFTGNDRMVAHVEQRVCPTISSDQILGDKKPFRYAADKRPHVAIVVAEEGYGTAQTLPDFANRYLGDFRVSYVFGSAPLDGGTTQYDIPGLEVLDEADVAILSIRRKVLKPEQMAIVRRFVAAKKPVIGIRTTSHAFALKDGAETPQGYEAWPTFDVDVLGAKYLGHSDSKNPAEIHRKFETFSIGLVTSLLQPFERVGGLYRFEISESSGSALHTAWSGVQDRESQPVAWTFVRADGSRSYYTSLGEAADFDDPLFLRLLLSGVFAATGQTMPEQLPAVSRREELQRHWMMLDVPSTLAPAIERSLDDYSGPLWLRCVVRVPSSWSKEGVTLELPDLRATDQIWFNGKPVTAPNGNRVEAEAVAPGDANLIVVRRMPTVGMKLPSPRALSAAPVLKQADRSISLAGKWRMRIGDDPAWSNMPLPAKFGAATDYIIEASTK from the coding sequence ATGTCGTGCATCCGTTCGCTTTCGTCGGCATTCATCGCGTCGGCCGTGATGCTCGGCGGCGCGCAAGCTCAGGCCGAGGTCCTCGCGCTCAAGCTCCGTTCGCAAACCGAAACCGCGGCGGGCACGAATCGCTTTCATGTCGTCGAACGGAGCGAAAACTGGGACCCGAAGACCACGGCCCTGATCGTCTGCGACGTGTGGGACTACCATCATTGCCTCAATGCGGTACGCCGGCTCGAAGAGTTCGGGCCGCGGCTGAATGCCGTCGTCCATCGCTCGCGCGAGCTCGGCATGACGATCATTCACGCCCCGAGCGATTGCATGCCGGCTTATGCCGAGCATCCGGCTCGGGCGCGAGCGATCGCCGCGCCGAAGTCGGCCGTGTTGCCGCCGGACGTCGCGCGCTGGTGTTCGATCGTTCCTTCGGAGCGGCAGGCCGTGTATCCGCTCGATCAATCCGACGGCGGCGAAGACGACGACCCGCAGGAGCACGCCGAATGGGCCGCGAAGCTCACGGCGCTCGGCCGCAACCCGAAGATGCCTTGGAAGCGGCAATCGGACATGATCAAGATCGACGACGCACAAGACTTCATCAGCGACAAGGGAGAAGAAGTTTGGAACATTCTTGAAGCCCGCGGCATTAAGAACGTGGTGCTCACCGGCGTGCATTTGAATATGTGCGTCCTCGGCCGGCCGTTCGGTTTACGGCGCATGATGCTCGGCGGCAAGAACGCCGTGCTGCTGCGCGACCTGACCGACACGATGTACAACCCGAAGATGTGGCCGTACGTGGCCCACTTCACCGGCAACGATCGGATGGTTGCGCATGTCGAACAGCGCGTCTGCCCGACCATTTCGAGCGATCAAATCCTCGGCGACAAGAAGCCCTTCCGCTACGCTGCCGATAAACGCCCGCATGTGGCGATCGTCGTCGCGGAAGAGGGCTACGGCACCGCGCAAACGCTCCCCGACTTCGCGAATCGCTATCTCGGCGACTTCCGCGTGAGCTATGTCTTCGGCAGTGCGCCGCTCGACGGAGGCACGACGCAGTACGACATTCCCGGCCTCGAAGTGCTCGACGAAGCGGACGTCGCGATCCTCAGCATCCGCCGCAAGGTCTTGAAGCCCGAGCAAATGGCGATCGTCCGCCGGTTCGTCGCCGCAAAGAAGCCGGTGATCGGCATCCGCACGACGAGCCACGCCTTCGCGCTGAAAGACGGCGCAGAGACCCCGCAGGGTTACGAAGCGTGGCCGACGTTCGATGTCGATGTGCTCGGCGCGAAGTATCTGGGGCATTCCGATTCGAAGAACCCGGCCGAGATTCACCGCAAATTCGAGACGTTTTCGATCGGCTTGGTGACGTCGTTGTTGCAGCCCTTCGAGCGCGTCGGCGGACTCTATCGATTCGAGATCTCGGAGTCGTCGGGCTCGGCATTGCATACGGCTTGGAGCGGCGTTCAAGATCGCGAATCGCAGCCGGTCGCGTGGACGTTCGTTCGCGCCGACGGCAGTCGCTCGTACTACACATCGCTCGGCGAAGCAGCCGACTTCGACGATCCGCTCTTTCTCCGCTTGCTTCTCAGCGGCGTCTTCGCGGCGACCGGGCAAACAATGCCCGAGCAACTTCCCGCCGTGTCGCGGCGCGAAGAACTCCAGCGCCATTGGATGATGCTCGATGTGCCGAGCACGCTCGCCCCGGCCATCGAGCGGAGTCTCGACGACTACTCCGGGCCGCTCTGGCTCCGTTGCGTGGTGCGCGTGCCGTCGTCGTGGTCGAAAGAAGGGGTGACGCTGGAGCTGCCGGATCTGCGCGCGACCGATCAAATCTGGTTCAACGGCAAGCCGGTGACCGCGCCGAACGGAAACCGCGTCGAGGCCGAAGCGGTCGCACCGGGCGATGCGAACCTGATCGTCGTGCGTCGCATGCCGACCGTCGGGATGAAGTTGCCGAGCCCTCGCGCTCTGTCGGCGGCACCCGTGCTCAAGCAGGCCGACCGCTCGATCTCGCTCGCCGGCAAGTGGCGGATGCGTATCGGCGACGATCCGGCTTGGTCGAACATGCCGCTTCCGGCGAAGTTCGGCGCGGCGACCGATTACATCATCGAAGCGTCCACCAAATGA
- a CDS encoding threonine dehydratase has protein sequence MIFATELPPLPTLSEIASAAVLIEEAIPPTPAYAWPLLNEALGCDVWIKHENHTPLGAFKVRGGFVYLDELLKAEPKTPGVIAASTGNHGQSIAWNARRRGLRAVIVVPENNNPEKNAAMRALGAELVEHGDEFQAALEHSRELAAREGLHPVPSFHPWLVRGVATYGLEWFHAMRARSVPLLDAIYVPIGLGSGFCGLAAAREALGMQTRLIGVVSEHAPAYALSFRAGRLTTEPSKTRVAEGVACSTPHELALRWILRYADDIVTVSDDEALRAMRELLRTTHNLAEGAGALALAAITKDRERWKGRKIGCVLSGGNASAALIAQALAR, from the coding sequence ATGATCTTCGCGACCGAGCTTCCTCCGCTCCCCACCCTCTCCGAGATCGCCTCGGCGGCGGTGCTCATCGAAGAAGCGATTCCGCCGACGCCGGCCTACGCTTGGCCCCTGTTGAACGAAGCGCTCGGCTGCGACGTTTGGATCAAGCATGAGAACCACACGCCGCTCGGAGCGTTCAAGGTCCGCGGCGGGTTCGTCTATCTCGACGAGCTCCTCAAGGCCGAACCGAAAACGCCGGGCGTCATCGCCGCCTCGACCGGCAACCACGGCCAGTCGATCGCTTGGAACGCGCGCCGGCGCGGCTTACGGGCCGTGATCGTCGTGCCCGAGAACAACAACCCCGAGAAGAACGCCGCGATGCGCGCGCTCGGCGCGGAGCTCGTCGAACACGGCGACGAATTCCAAGCGGCGCTCGAGCATTCTCGCGAGCTGGCGGCGCGGGAAGGGCTGCATCCGGTGCCGTCGTTCCATCCCTGGCTCGTGCGCGGAGTCGCCACGTACGGGCTCGAATGGTTTCACGCGATGCGCGCGCGAAGCGTGCCGCTGCTCGACGCGATCTACGTCCCGATCGGGCTCGGCTCCGGCTTCTGCGGCTTGGCCGCCGCGCGCGAGGCGCTCGGCATGCAGACGCGCTTGATCGGCGTCGTGTCGGAACATGCGCCGGCCTACGCGCTTTCGTTTCGAGCAGGGCGCCTCACGACGGAGCCGAGCAAGACCCGCGTGGCCGAAGGAGTGGCGTGCAGCACTCCCCACGAGCTCGCGCTGCGCTGGATCTTGCGCTACGCCGACGACATCGTGACGGTGAGCGACGACGAAGCGCTCCGGGCGATGCGCGAGCTGCTGCGCACGACGCACAACCTCGCCGAAGGAGCCGGCGCATTGGCGCTGGCCGCGATCACGAAAGACCGCGAGCGATGGAAAGGCCGAAAGATCGGCTGCGTGCTCAGCGGCGGCAACGCCAGCGCCGCGCTGATTGCGCAAGCGCTCGCAAGATAG
- a CDS encoding MFS transporter yields MTVDALAEQRPKDEPPLRSPEPVVPERSTAWRYYVCGLLLLATTINYLDRQALSVMSTRITSADELNLTKHQYGNLELGFGLAFAAGAIGFGWLADRTNVRWLYPTALILWSAMGYCTGHVQTYFGMLLCRTLLGVFEAGHWPCALKTTQRLLPPSQRTLGNSILQSGSSIGAAITPVLVGFLLSDEKGSWRFVFQAIALVGLGWVVLWFLALRPRDFQTTVAQPLTSTGETARGEASFFEVIFSRRFVVLLVVVAAINACWHLFRVWLPMFLEEGRGYTAPEARRFITVFYIGTDVGCIGAGFLTLWLARLGASVHRARLVTFTLCSFATSLSLFIPQLQAGWPLLGVLLLVGCGCLGLFPCYYSFTQDLSVKHQGKVTGLLGTFAWLTASPLHPLFGKHIDATKNFDVGLVFAGLCPLVAVVALWVLWSPAREAHREANNI; encoded by the coding sequence ATGACCGTCGACGCGCTCGCCGAGCAACGTCCGAAAGACGAGCCGCCGCTCCGTTCGCCCGAGCCGGTAGTGCCCGAGCGTTCGACGGCGTGGCGCTACTACGTCTGCGGGCTGCTGCTTTTGGCGACGACGATCAACTACCTCGATCGTCAGGCACTCTCCGTGATGAGCACACGCATCACCTCGGCCGACGAGCTCAACCTCACCAAGCACCAGTACGGCAACCTCGAGCTCGGCTTCGGGCTGGCCTTCGCCGCCGGAGCGATCGGCTTCGGCTGGCTCGCCGACCGCACGAACGTCCGGTGGCTGTATCCCACGGCACTGATTCTCTGGTCGGCGATGGGCTACTGCACCGGCCACGTGCAAACCTATTTCGGCATGCTCCTGTGTCGCACGCTGCTCGGCGTGTTCGAAGCGGGTCACTGGCCCTGCGCGCTGAAAACGACGCAGCGCCTGCTCCCTCCCAGCCAGCGGACGCTCGGCAATAGCATCCTGCAAAGCGGTTCGTCGATCGGTGCGGCGATCACGCCGGTCCTAGTCGGCTTCTTGTTGAGCGACGAAAAAGGTTCCTGGCGCTTCGTGTTTCAAGCGATCGCGCTCGTCGGGCTCGGCTGGGTCGTCCTCTGGTTTCTCGCACTTCGCCCGCGCGACTTTCAAACCACGGTCGCGCAACCGCTGACCTCGACGGGTGAAACGGCCCGGGGCGAGGCGTCGTTCTTCGAAGTGATCTTCTCGCGCCGCTTCGTCGTGTTGCTCGTCGTCGTCGCGGCGATCAACGCCTGTTGGCATCTGTTCCGCGTCTGGTTGCCGATGTTTCTGGAAGAAGGTCGCGGCTACACGGCCCCCGAGGCCCGACGCTTCATCACCGTCTTTTATATCGGCACCGATGTCGGTTGCATCGGCGCCGGATTTCTCACGCTCTGGCTGGCCCGGCTCGGGGCCTCGGTTCATCGTGCCCGCTTAGTCACGTTCACGCTCTGCTCGTTCGCTACCTCGCTGAGCCTGTTCATTCCTCAGTTGCAGGCCGGTTGGCCTTTGCTCGGCGTCTTGCTCTTGGTCGGCTGCGGCTGCCTCGGCTTGTTCCCTTGCTACTACTCGTTCACGCAAGATCTCTCCGTCAAGCATCAGGGGAAGGTGACCGGCCTGCTCGGCACGTTCGCCTGGCTGACCGCTTCGCCGCTCCATCCGTTGTTCGGCAAACACATCGACGCCACGAAGAATTTCGACGTCGGGCTCGTATTCGCCGGCCTTTGTCCGCTGGTCGCCGTCGTCGCTCTGTGGGTGCTTTGGAGCCCGGCCCGCGAGGCGCACCGCGAAGCAAATAACATTTGA